From the Flavobacterium gyeonganense genome, the window ACTAAGGTTCTCGATACATTTTGTTTTAAAAAACTATTGTATTTTTTAAATAAAACACTCAAACTGACGGTAATTTACCATAACGCCAGAACCTATAAAAACATGAAAAAAACAACTCTTCTGCCTGTTTTGATTTTAAGCGGATTGTTATCTTTTGCACAATCAAATGATGAAAAAAACATTAAACTGTTCTATAAAAAAGCCTTAACCGATTCTAAATGTTATACCTGGTTAGAATATTTGTCTAACGATATCGGGGCTCGTTTATCAGGATCACAAAATGCTCAATTGGCGATTAATTATACCAAAACACAATTAGAAAGTTTAGGTCTTGATAAAGTGTATCTTCAGGAAGTGATGGTGCCACATTGGGTACGTGGCGAAAAAGAAACAGCATTTATTTTAGACGGAAAAGTAAAAACCGTAGTACCAATTTGTGCTTTGGGAGGCTCTGTTGCAACCCCAAAAACAGGACTAACCGCTGAAGTAATAGAAGTACAGGGTATTGAAGAATTAAAAACGTTAGGCGATAAAGTAAAAGGAAAAATTGTGTTTTTCAACAGACCAATGAATCCTGAAAATATTGAAACTTTTAAATCATACGGAGCCTGTGTCGATCAGCGATTTGCCGGAGCCAAAGAAGCGGCTAAATTGGGAGCCGTAGGAACTATTGTTCGTTCAATGAACCTACGTTTAGATGATTTTCCACATACAGGAGCGCAGAGTTATGGCGATTTACCAAAAGAACAATATATTCCGACAGCAGCAATCAGTACAAACGGAGCTGAATTATTAAGTGCTACTTTAAAAAATAATCCAGCTTTAAAATTTTATTTCAAACAATCCTGCGAGACTTTGCCTGATGTTCTTTCGTACAACGTAATCGGAGAATTGACAGGAACGGTAACACCAGAAAACATTATGGTTGTGGGTGGTCATTTGGATTCGTGGGATCTGGCAGACGGTTCGCATGATGATGGTGCAGGTGTTGTGCAAAGTATGGAAGTGGTTAGAATTCTTAAAAGTTTCAATTACAAACCTAAAAATACAATTCGTGTCGTTTTATTTATGAACGAAGAAAACGGCGGAAAAGGTGGGGCCAAATATGAAGAAGTTTCAAAACAAAAGAACGAAAACCATATTTTTGCCTTAGAAAGCGATTCGGGCGGATTTACACCACGAGGATTTTCAATTGAAGCAGACGATGCCAATTTGAAAAAAATACAAGGTTACAAAGATCTTTTCGAGCCTTATCTGGTACACAGTTTCACCATTGGCCATGCAGGTTCAGACATAAATC encodes:
- a CDS encoding M20/M25/M40 family metallo-hydrolase produces the protein MKKTTLLPVLILSGLLSFAQSNDEKNIKLFYKKALTDSKCYTWLEYLSNDIGARLSGSQNAQLAINYTKTQLESLGLDKVYLQEVMVPHWVRGEKETAFILDGKVKTVVPICALGGSVATPKTGLTAEVIEVQGIEELKTLGDKVKGKIVFFNRPMNPENIETFKSYGACVDQRFAGAKEAAKLGAVGTIVRSMNLRLDDFPHTGAQSYGDLPKEQYIPTAAISTNGAELLSATLKNNPALKFYFKQSCETLPDVLSYNVIGELTGTVTPENIMVVGGHLDSWDLADGSHDDGAGVVQSMEVVRILKSFNYKPKNTIRVVLFMNEENGGKGGAKYEEVSKQKNENHIFALESDSGGFTPRGFSIEADDANLKKIQGYKDLFEPYLVHSFTIGHAGSDINHLTSKAIVKAGLKPDSQRYFDYHHAANDKFDAINKRELELGAATMTTLLYLIDQGGIVLPGAN